One region of Acidimicrobiia bacterium genomic DNA includes:
- a CDS encoding cytochrome P450, whose protein sequence is MTDTMAQGSIDEVVQRLDDESLYAGDPFPVYARLRREAPVAWNSRLGYWAVSRHADVVAVSKDSERFCSRRGILTFEIGVEYPTPPTMMHTDPPEHTRYRKLVQPGFAPSVIRALEPAVRARARGLVDALVAGEAVDFVSAVSVPFPLMIISDLLGVPRDEWRKFFDWSEASIPGAAPLTDEERARLMNEMHEYLLDMTRSRRGDPHDDLISVLANVEIDGEHLTDAELVMFLNQLLVAGNETTRNMVSGGMWALATNPDQWQRLVASRALVPTAVEEWLRWTTAVIAFMRTATVDTDVGGTAVKAGDPLLLLYASANRDEDEFGPTADRFDVGRDPNHHVAFGFGAHFCIGAALARLEGRALLDALLDRFTTVEPAGDLERTPSGIIAGVRAAPLRFG, encoded by the coding sequence ATGACCGACACGATGGCGCAGGGCAGCATCGACGAGGTCGTGCAACGGCTCGACGACGAGTCGCTCTACGCGGGCGACCCGTTCCCCGTGTACGCGCGGCTCCGCCGCGAGGCGCCTGTCGCGTGGAACTCGCGTCTGGGCTATTGGGCGGTGAGCCGCCACGCCGACGTCGTCGCGGTGTCGAAGGACTCGGAGCGGTTCTGCTCGCGCCGCGGCATCCTCACCTTCGAGATCGGCGTCGAGTACCCCACCCCGCCGACGATGATGCACACCGATCCGCCCGAGCACACGCGCTATCGCAAGCTCGTGCAACCCGGCTTCGCGCCCTCGGTGATCCGCGCCTTGGAGCCCGCGGTGCGCGCACGCGCGCGCGGGTTGGTCGACGCGCTGGTTGCGGGAGAGGCCGTCGACTTCGTCTCGGCCGTTTCCGTTCCGTTCCCGCTGATGATCATCAGTGATCTGCTCGGTGTGCCGCGCGACGAGTGGCGCAAGTTCTTCGACTGGTCGGAAGCATCGATCCCCGGCGCGGCACCGTTGACCGACGAAGAGCGCGCGCGGCTCATGAACGAGATGCACGAGTACCTGCTCGACATGACGCGCTCGCGCCGAGGCGACCCGCACGACGATCTGATCTCGGTGCTCGCGAACGTCGAGATCGACGGTGAGCACCTGACCGACGCCGAGCTCGTCATGTTCCTCAACCAGTTGCTCGTCGCGGGGAACGAGACGACGCGCAACATGGTGTCGGGCGGGATGTGGGCGCTCGCGACGAACCCCGACCAGTGGCAGCGGCTCGTCGCTTCTCGCGCGCTCGTGCCGACGGCGGTCGAGGAATGGCTGCGCTGGACGACCGCGGTGATCGCGTTCATGCGCACCGCAACCGTCGACACCGACGTCGGTGGCACTGCGGTGAAGGCCGGTGATCCGCTGCTGCTGCTCTACGCGTCGGCGAACCGCGACGAGGACGAGTTCGGACCGACCGCCGACCGCTTCGACGTCGGCCGAGACCCGAACCACCACGTCGCGTTCGGGTTCGGGGCGCATTTCTGCATCGGCGCGGCGTTGGCCCGGCTCGAGGGGCGCGCGCTGCTCGACGCCCTGCTCGACCGCTTCACCACCGTCGAGCCCGCGGGCGACCTCGAACGGACGCCGTCGGGCATCATCGCGGGCGTGCGCGCCGCGCCCCTGCGCTTCGGCTGA
- a CDS encoding nuclear transport factor 2 family protein, whose amino-acid sequence MTPEDLVEMELIKRLKYAYMRCIDQKLWDELRTLFVDDAVVAYSNGAYTHEGADNIVEWLRSSMGAETFHSSHRIHHPEIELTSPTTATGVWALEDTVIDTAWNITIRGAAFYTDEYVKAGGLWKFKFTGYKRSFEELQPRGDLGGLRLTASWWATDGRSELPA is encoded by the coding sequence ATGACGCCTGAGGACCTGGTCGAGATGGAGCTCATCAAGCGGTTGAAGTACGCGTACATGCGCTGCATCGACCAGAAGCTGTGGGACGAGCTGCGCACGCTCTTCGTCGACGACGCGGTCGTCGCGTACAGCAACGGCGCCTACACGCACGAGGGCGCGGACAACATCGTCGAGTGGCTGCGCTCGAGCATGGGCGCCGAGACCTTTCACTCGAGCCACCGCATCCACCACCCGGAGATCGAGCTCACGAGCCCGACGACCGCGACCGGCGTCTGGGCGCTCGAGGACACGGTGATCGACACCGCCTGGAACATCACGATCCGCGGCGCGGCCTTCTATACCGACGAGTACGTCAAGGCGGGCGGGCTCTGGAAGTTCAAGTTCACCGGTTACAAGCGTTCGTTCGAGGAGCTCCAGCCGCGCGGCGACCTCGGCGGGCTCCGGCTCACCGCGAGCTGGTGGGCGACCGACGGCCGCAGCGAGCTGCCGGCGTAG